One window from the genome of Malus domestica chromosome 01, GDT2T_hap1 encodes:
- the LOC103426547 gene encoding F-box/kelch-repeat protein At3g61590-like — protein sequence MEGETSWFSHPFDNMARGTTEYDAFSELSDEGNREANAVSVDLILPDDLLERILAYLPVASIFRARSVCKRWHEILSSRRFLWNFSNVLSQKPWYFMFTSSNDPTGYAYDPILRKWYGIELPCIETSNWLIASSCGLVCFMDNESRTELYVCNPITKTCRKLQEPPGLRFSDYSAPAVSVNRKSHGYTISIVKSKQVAGNFFQWDVSIHIYDSETMMWVTSLTEVLTGWRGGDESVICDGVLYFLIYSTGGGSPDNRHGLITYNLSACSTHGLLIRSIIPVPCSLTCGRLMNLKERLVMVGGIGKQDRPDIIKGIGIWLLKGKEWQEIARMPHKFFQGFGEFDDVFASSGTDDLIYIQSYGSPALLVFDMNLRHWRWSQKCPVTKRFPLQLFTGFCFEPRLEISP from the coding sequence ATGGAGGGAGAAACATCGTGGTTTAGCCATCCCTTTGATAACATGGCAAGAGGGACTACAGAGTATGATGCATTCTCGGAGCTCAGTGATGAAGGAAATAGAGAAGCTAATGCAGTTTCAGTGGATTTGATACTTCCTGATGACCTGTTGGAACGGATATTAGCGTATCTACCAGTTGCAAGCATTTTCAGAGCACGTAGTGTGTGCAAAAGGTGGCATGAAATTCTTAGTTCAAGAAGGTTTCTGTGGAACTTTTCGAACGTGCTATCTCAAAAACCTTGGTATTTTATGTTTACAAGTTCTAATGATCCAACTGGTTATGCATATGATCCTATCCTCAGAAAGTGGTATGGTATTGAGCTCCCCTGTATTGAGACATCCAATTGGTTAATTGCGTCATCATGCGGTTTGGTTTGCTTTATGGACAATGAAAGTAGAACTGAGTTATATGTCTGCAACCCTATTACCAAAACATGCAGGAAGCTTCAGGAGCCCCCTGGCTTGAGATTTTCTGATTACAGTGCACCAGCAGTTTCCGTTAACAGGAAGTCACATGGTTATACTATCTCAATTGTGAAATCTAAGCAAGTTGCTGGAAATTTTTTCCAATGGGATGTGTCCATTCATATTTATGATTCAGAAACAATGATGTGGGTGACCTCTTTGACAGAGGTTCTGACAGGATGGAGAGGTGGAGATGAGAGTGTAATCTGTGACGGGGTTTTGTACTTCTTGATTTACTCAACTGGGGGTGGGTCACCAGACAATCGTCATGGCCTAATCACATATAATTTATCTGCTTGTTCTACCCATGGGTTGTTGATACGCAGTATAATTCCTGTACCTTGCTCTCTTACATGTGGCCGTCTGATGAACTTGAAAGAGAGGTTGGTTATGGTGGGAGGGATTGGTAAACAAGATCGGCCTGACATAATTAAGGGGATTGGTATCTGGCTTCTAAAGGGGAAAGAGTGGCAAGAGATTGCACGAATGCCTCACAAGTTCTTCCAAGGGTTTGGGGAGTTTGATGATGTTTTCGCCAGCAGCGGCACAGATGATCTCATATACATTCAGAGCTACGGATCTCCTGCTCTTCTTGTATTTGACATGAACCTGAGGCATTGGAGATGGTCCCAGAAGTGCCCTGTAACAAAGAGGTTCCCACTTCAGCTCTTTACTGGTTTTTGTTTCGAACCGAGGCTCGAAATTTCTCCTTGA